Proteins co-encoded in one Nicotiana sylvestris chromosome 7, ASM39365v2, whole genome shotgun sequence genomic window:
- the LOC138873756 gene encoding secreted RxLR effector protein 161-like codes for MGESSYVTGIDIQRDRSQRLLGLSQKDYIEIILGRFEMKNCSSIVSPIIKSDKFSLNQYPQYALEKEQMKDIPYASLVGSLMYAHVCTRPDIAFAVEMLGRYQSNPGLDHWKAGKRVLRYFQGTKDFKLTYNSLEVIGYLDFDLGGCKNTGKSTSGYIFLLTGGVVSWRSVKQTIVATSTTEAEFIACYEATSQVLWLKNFISGLRIVDSISRSLRILCDTSAAVFFSKNYKVVAEASTST; via the coding sequence ATGGGTGAATCCTCTTATGTCACTGGCATAGATATTCAAAGAGACAGATCCCAAAGATTACTTGGACTGTCTCAAAAGGATTACATTGAAATAATTTTgggaagattcgagatgaagaaCTGTTCATCTATAGTATCACCCATAATTAAAAGTGACAAATTCTCATTGAATCAATATCCACAATATGCATTGGAAAAGGAGCAAATGAAAGATATTCCTTATGCTTCGCTTGTTGGGAGCCTTATGTATGCACATGtctgtactagacctgatattgcttttGCGGTAGAAATGCTTGGCAGATATCAAAGTAACCCTGGTCTTGATCATTGGAAAGCTGGTAAAAGGGTTTTGAGATATTTTCAAGGAACCAAGGATTTTAAGCTCACATATAACTCATTGGAGGTGATTGGATATTTAGACTTTGATTTGGGTGGATGCAAAAATACTGGTAAATCTACTTCAGGATACATTTTCCTCCTTACTGGAGGTGTTGtgtcttggagaagtgtcaaACAGACCATTGTTGCAACATCCACCACGGAAGCTGAATTTATAGCATGCTATGAAGCGACATCACAGGTGTTATGGTTGAAAAACTTTATTTCCGGCCTTAGGATTGTCGATTCCATTTCAAGGTCATTGAGAATCTTATGTGACACTTCAGCTGCAGTGTTCTTCTCTAAAAACTATAAAGTGGTGGCCGAAGCAAGCACATCGACATAA